From the Leucobacter tenebrionis genome, one window contains:
- a CDS encoding helix-turn-helix domain-containing protein, with the protein MAAVENDSNFVWERAFVYNMARLRKMRGMSQNELANRLTAKGLPFYQATVQRVENGERSVRLDEACVIAELFEVSLDAMMTNFEGPMETASYSVDRVRRFAGSLVDAGQEDFGEFLNEFEILSITFDEMLTASGHKATSELSWLAAWLIKCGWVIESWIDVERYANGLTVKSGDWHEAHVTMVEAWTELQWLQDESVEMWQVLPEKERPWFLADLDPIELQRWIIGRSSGEHSEAP; encoded by the coding sequence ATGGCGGCAGTAGAAAATGACTCGAACTTCGTTTGGGAACGGGCCTTTGTTTACAACATGGCGCGGCTGCGCAAGATGCGCGGCATGTCGCAGAATGAGCTAGCGAACCGCCTGACAGCGAAGGGGTTGCCGTTCTATCAAGCAACTGTGCAGCGCGTCGAGAATGGCGAACGATCCGTTCGTCTTGATGAAGCGTGCGTAATAGCTGAACTGTTCGAAGTGTCGCTTGACGCCATGATGACGAACTTCGAAGGCCCGATGGAGACCGCGTCATATTCGGTGGATCGCGTCAGGCGCTTCGCGGGTTCCCTTGTTGATGCCGGGCAAGAGGACTTCGGAGAGTTCTTGAATGAGTTTGAAATACTCAGCATCACCTTTGACGAGATGCTCACAGCATCGGGCCACAAGGCCACGTCCGAACTGTCTTGGCTTGCTGCATGGCTTATCAAGTGCGGTTGGGTGATCGAGTCTTGGATAGACGTTGAGCGGTACGCGAACGGTTTGACCGTGAAGAGCGGTGACTGGCATGAGGCGCATGTCACGATGGTTGAGGCATGGACTGAGCTTCAGTGGCTTCAAGACGAAAGCGTCGAGATGTGGCAGGTTCTCCCTGAGAAAGAGCGGCCTTGGTTCTTGGCGGACCTAGACCCGATTGAGCTTCAGCGATGGATTATAGGGCGCTCAAGTGGCGAGCATTCAGAAGCGCCCTAA
- a CDS encoding terminase large subunit domain-containing protein gives MARAGAKGAITADPLDFTGWPEPGWERLQRFAETFVPMPKGVGAGEPFVLRPWQLEIVKGLFPTEGRPRTGLVSLPRGNGKTTLAALLALYELFASETAAPQVMVVAGTEQVARHTLKIASRMIELSPELAERAHLLQASIKVPHTGGELVTAASTVAALQGFDPSLLIVDELHTVTADDWEAATSVAGKRPESLTLAISTPSDSQDSVMFDLVKYGRKHADPAFYFKEFAAPEGCDILDEEAWATANPALGDFLTADGLMSVAKTMREAAFRRYRLGQWVGSEDSWLPFGVWEKRASDRELEPGEKIVLGFDGSASGDSTALVACTMDGHIAPIKIWVNPKQPGWRVPRGEVTATVDWCFDTYHVVELAADPWGWRSEIEAWGKKHGARKVVEYNTGYRNRMGPATDRLYAAVIDGTMTHNGDRVLAQHIGQTVATQTAVGAIVHKDKRNSPRKIDASVASIVAFDRAAWHNRKTKGRVVSF, from the coding sequence GTGGCGAGGGCTGGCGCTAAGGGCGCGATTACTGCTGACCCGCTCGACTTCACGGGCTGGCCTGAGCCGGGCTGGGAGAGGCTGCAGCGGTTCGCTGAGACGTTTGTGCCGATGCCGAAGGGCGTGGGCGCTGGTGAGCCGTTCGTGTTGCGGCCGTGGCAGCTTGAGATCGTCAAGGGTCTTTTCCCGACTGAGGGCCGGCCGCGCACTGGTCTTGTGTCGTTGCCGCGTGGCAATGGGAAGACGACGTTGGCGGCGCTGCTGGCGCTCTATGAGTTGTTCGCTTCGGAGACGGCCGCACCGCAGGTCATGGTGGTCGCTGGCACTGAGCAGGTGGCACGGCACACTCTGAAGATCGCGTCGCGCATGATCGAGTTGTCGCCTGAGCTTGCTGAGCGTGCGCATCTGCTGCAGGCGTCGATCAAGGTTCCTCACACTGGCGGGGAACTTGTGACGGCCGCTTCGACGGTCGCGGCGCTGCAGGGCTTCGACCCGTCGCTGCTGATCGTGGACGAGTTGCACACGGTTACGGCTGACGACTGGGAGGCGGCAACGTCGGTCGCGGGTAAGCGGCCTGAGTCGTTGACGCTGGCGATCTCGACGCCTTCGGACTCGCAAGACTCGGTGATGTTCGATCTCGTGAAGTATGGGCGCAAGCACGCTGACCCGGCGTTCTACTTCAAAGAGTTCGCGGCCCCTGAAGGTTGCGACATTCTAGATGAAGAGGCGTGGGCGACCGCGAACCCGGCGCTTGGCGACTTTCTCACGGCCGACGGCCTCATGTCGGTCGCGAAGACGATGCGTGAAGCCGCGTTCAGGCGTTACCGTCTGGGCCAGTGGGTCGGCTCTGAAGACTCTTGGCTGCCGTTCGGTGTCTGGGAGAAGCGCGCGTCTGATCGTGAGCTTGAGCCGGGCGAGAAGATCGTGCTGGGCTTCGACGGGTCAGCGTCTGGCGACTCGACGGCGCTGGTGGCCTGCACGATGGACGGGCATATCGCGCCGATCAAGATTTGGGTGAACCCGAAGCAACCGGGCTGGCGTGTGCCCCGTGGCGAGGTCACGGCGACGGTCGACTGGTGCTTCGACACTTACCACGTCGTCGAGCTCGCGGCTGATCCGTGGGGGTGGCGTTCGGAGATCGAAGCGTGGGGCAAGAAGCACGGCGCGCGCAAGGTCGTCGAGTACAACACGGGTTACCGCAACCGTATGGGGCCGGCTACTGATCGTCTCTATGCCGCCGTGATCGACGGCACGATGACGCACAATGGCGACCGCGTACTGGCGCAGCACATCGGGCAGACCGTCGCCACTCAGACCGCTGTGGGCGCAATCGTTCACAAGGACAAGCGCAACTCACCGCGCAAGATCGACGCTTCGGTCGCGTCAATCGTCGCTTTTGACCGTGCCGCTTGGCACAACCGGAAAACTAAGGGAAGGGTGGTCTCGTTTTGA
- a CDS encoding DUF6093 family protein yields the protein MFDAVLSGRRMAESRMSETVLVGRWENIRPPGQLDPVPTLVETFYTGRARVKYPSAAASVQNPAGQQLTETSVVVSLPSGAAVVPTGAVVMVEASTADVSLVGRTYRVSGPAQAGQTTAHRYPVVEES from the coding sequence ATGTTTGACGCTGTTCTGAGCGGCCGGCGCATGGCCGAATCGCGTATGTCTGAGACGGTTTTGGTCGGCCGGTGGGAGAACATCAGGCCACCTGGTCAGCTTGATCCGGTGCCGACTCTGGTGGAGACGTTCTACACCGGCAGGGCGCGCGTGAAGTATCCGTCAGCGGCCGCGTCGGTGCAGAACCCGGCTGGGCAGCAACTCACCGAAACGAGTGTTGTGGTGTCACTGCCGTCTGGTGCTGCTGTGGTGCCGACTGGTGCTGTGGTGATGGTTGAGGCGTCGACGGCTGACGTGTCGCTTGTGGGGCGCACCTATCGCGTGTCTGGGCCTGCACAGGCTGGTCAGACGACGGCGCATCGTTACCCCGTGGTCGAGGAGTCTTAG
- a CDS encoding phage portal protein, with translation MSTQDILETLSGQLDEAQSGLSTLDSYYNGRQPAAFMQAKSRAALDGRLNALSVNFPRLLVSSVAERLRVTGFRPFGADAADESVWEAWQRSDLDTQAQLAHVDALTYGRSYVIVWVDAAGNPLVTVESAKQMITDHDPATGAVRAAVKRWEDGKEHYAVVYEPDKITRYKGKQNAMTVIDVIDNPLGEVPVVPIVNRSRLLDVYGSSEMNDILDLTDALNKVMVDAMVTSEYFARPRRWVTGLEIVEDEDGNPVNPFASEQDRVWQSENPETKFGQFDPARLDGYGDLSAVITQQIGAISGLPPHYLGLNGDQPPSADAIRSAEASLVSKAQAKQRVYGRAWARVADLIVKVRDGRNSVDFETVWASPETRTPGQVADAAVKLSTIGVPLESLLANPLGYTPAEIATIRSQKRAEALDMAGVDLSKFIVEDTAQ, from the coding sequence TTGAGCACTCAGGATATTTTGGAAACTCTGTCAGGGCAGCTCGACGAAGCGCAGTCGGGTCTGTCGACGTTGGATAGCTACTACAACGGCCGTCAGCCGGCCGCGTTCATGCAGGCGAAGTCGCGTGCCGCGCTCGATGGGCGGTTGAACGCGCTGTCGGTGAACTTCCCCCGGCTGCTGGTGTCGTCGGTCGCTGAGCGTTTGCGTGTGACGGGCTTCAGGCCGTTCGGTGCTGACGCTGCCGACGAGTCGGTCTGGGAGGCGTGGCAGCGTAGCGATCTCGATACTCAGGCGCAGCTCGCGCACGTCGACGCGCTGACCTATGGGCGTTCGTATGTCATCGTTTGGGTCGACGCTGCAGGTAACCCGCTGGTGACGGTCGAGTCCGCGAAGCAGATGATCACCGATCACGACCCCGCGACTGGTGCTGTGCGTGCCGCTGTGAAGCGTTGGGAGGATGGCAAAGAGCATTACGCGGTCGTGTACGAACCCGACAAGATCACCCGCTACAAGGGCAAGCAGAACGCGATGACCGTGATCGACGTGATCGATAACCCGCTTGGCGAAGTGCCCGTCGTGCCGATCGTGAACCGTTCGCGTCTGCTCGACGTGTACGGGTCGAGCGAGATGAACGACATTCTTGATCTCACCGACGCGCTCAACAAGGTCATGGTCGACGCGATGGTGACGTCTGAGTACTTCGCACGTCCGCGCCGATGGGTGACGGGTCTTGAGATCGTCGAGGACGAAGACGGCAACCCGGTCAACCCGTTCGCGTCTGAGCAGGATCGCGTGTGGCAGTCGGAGAACCCCGAAACGAAGTTCGGCCAGTTCGACCCGGCACGTCTCGACGGTTATGGCGACCTCTCGGCCGTGATCACTCAGCAGATCGGCGCGATCTCAGGTCTGCCCCCGCACTATCTCGGCCTGAATGGTGATCAGCCGCCGTCGGCTGACGCGATCCGTTCGGCTGAGGCGTCGCTTGTGTCGAAGGCGCAGGCGAAGCAGCGGGTCTATGGTCGGGCGTGGGCGCGGGTCGCTGACCTGATCGTGAAGGTTCGTGACGGTCGCAATAGCGTCGACTTCGAGACAGTTTGGGCGTCGCCTGAGACTCGCACCCCGGGGCAGGTTGCCGACGCTGCCGTGAAGCTCTCGACTATCGGTGTGCCGCTTGAGTCGCTGCTGGCGAACCCGCTGGGCTACACCCCGGCAGAGATCGCGACGATCCGGTCGCAGAAGCGCGCTGAGGCGCTCGATATGGCCGGGGTCGACCTGAGCAAGTTCATCGTCGAGGACACGGCACAGTGA
- a CDS encoding helix-turn-helix transcriptional regulator: MTAQLAVAISLLTVKETAEMLRKSEAQMRWMIHTGTAPKSALIGGRRMFRLSDVEAYIEEAFSE, from the coding sequence ATGACGGCTCAGTTGGCGGTGGCGATCTCGCTGCTGACAGTGAAGGAGACCGCTGAGATGCTTCGCAAGAGTGAGGCTCAGATGCGATGGATGATCCACACCGGCACAGCACCGAAGAGCGCCCTGATCGGCGGCAGGCGGATGTTCAGGTTGTCCGATGTGGAGGCATACATCGAGGAGGCATTTAGTGAATAG
- a CDS encoding phage major capsid protein — protein MACPFSLRLILNVIRVHLSRLENIMSVSVSNSPELTAEQVQKILVQPLEQASVFLSAGPRIFDTDGSPVRVPKMGGATDVTWYGENEQIDDEDVSFDEIVLLPSSIKSVKTLTRFSNELARQSVVSLDAAIKDRLVKDVADKLDAAFLTGTGDVVGGVQSTPLGLINYDGVQTVDAAITLDSMIDAWGKLLSANANTAAAKIIMNPADFVTLRKVKQATGSNQYVLTPDPTQDGVFRLFGSQVIITSRIPAGTSVLADFSQIAVARDQAPTVKILDQTFGDYDQQAIRVTARYDAQPLNPEAVVVIAEDTEA, from the coding sequence ATGGCCTGCCCCTTTTCGTTGCGGCTGATCCTCAACGTGATCCGAGTTCATCTCTCACGTTTGGAGAACATCATGTCCGTTTCCGTTTCTAACTCGCCTGAACTTACCGCTGAGCAGGTTCAGAAGATTCTCGTTCAGCCGCTTGAGCAGGCCAGCGTCTTCCTCTCGGCAGGCCCCCGCATCTTCGACACCGACGGTTCCCCCGTGCGCGTGCCAAAGATGGGCGGCGCAACCGATGTCACTTGGTACGGCGAGAATGAGCAGATCGACGACGAAGACGTCAGCTTCGACGAGATCGTGCTGCTGCCCTCTTCGATCAAGTCGGTCAAGACCCTCACCCGCTTCAGCAATGAGCTTGCCCGTCAGTCGGTCGTGTCGCTCGATGCAGCGATCAAGGATCGTCTCGTCAAGGACGTTGCCGACAAGCTCGACGCGGCCTTCCTCACCGGCACTGGCGACGTCGTGGGCGGCGTTCAGAGCACCCCGCTCGGCCTGATCAACTATGACGGCGTGCAGACCGTCGACGCGGCGATCACGCTCGACTCGATGATCGATGCATGGGGCAAGCTGCTCAGCGCGAACGCGAACACCGCTGCCGCGAAGATCATCATGAACCCTGCCGACTTCGTGACGCTTCGCAAGGTGAAGCAGGCCACCGGGTCGAACCAGTACGTTCTCACCCCTGACCCGACTCAGGACGGCGTGTTCCGTCTCTTCGGGTCTCAGGTCATCATCACGTCACGTATCCCTGCAGGCACCAGCGTTCTCGCTGACTTCAGCCAGATCGCCGTCGCACGCGATCAGGCACCGACCGTCAAGATTCTCGATCAGACCTTCGGTGACTACGATCAGCAGGCGATCCGCGTAACCGCACGCTATGACGCTCAGCCGCTCAACCCTGAAGCTGTCGTCGTGATCGCTGAAGACACTGAGGCGTAA
- the purN gene encoding phosphoribosylglycinamide formyltransferase: MLKLAVLISGGGSNLKALLDAAADPEFPARVVCVGSDTDAPGLAHAEAAGIPTFIVRPGDYGDREEWGRMLSAAIQEHGVGTASAAANEANAPAFAEQSGPHTADGLVVSAGLMRILPAGFVREFSPRLINTHPALLPLYPGAHAVRDALAAGATETGVTVHVIDEGVDTGPVLRQARVEIRDGESESELHERIKQLERPLLVRTVRDIALGELILPGL; the protein is encoded by the coding sequence GTGCTGAAACTTGCGGTTCTGATCTCCGGCGGCGGCAGCAACCTGAAGGCGCTGCTCGACGCGGCGGCGGATCCCGAGTTCCCCGCCCGCGTCGTATGCGTGGGCTCCGACACCGACGCCCCGGGCCTCGCCCACGCCGAGGCTGCCGGGATCCCGACCTTCATCGTGCGACCCGGGGACTACGGCGATCGCGAGGAGTGGGGGCGGATGCTCTCGGCCGCGATCCAGGAGCACGGCGTCGGCACGGCGTCCGCGGCTGCGAATGAAGCGAACGCGCCGGCGTTCGCCGAGCAGTCGGGTCCGCACACGGCGGACGGCCTCGTCGTGAGCGCCGGCCTCATGCGCATCCTCCCCGCGGGTTTCGTGCGCGAGTTCTCGCCGCGCCTCATCAACACCCACCCCGCGCTGCTCCCGCTCTACCCCGGCGCCCACGCGGTGCGCGACGCGCTCGCCGCGGGCGCGACCGAGACGGGCGTGACGGTGCACGTCATCGACGAGGGGGTCGACACGGGGCCCGTGCTGCGCCAGGCCCGCGTCGAGATCCGCGACGGCGAGAGCGAGAGTGAGCTGCACGAGCGAATCAAACAGCTCGAGCGTCCGCTGCTCGTGCGGACCGTCCGCGACATCGCCCTCGGCGAGCTGATCCTGCCCGGCCTGTGA
- a CDS encoding nucleoside/nucleotide kinase family protein, translating to METRDRRPEWTPRPFDVLLIDGRSGSGKTSLAARIVRELRGSGGAGSWTGSEPQLLRVEDLYPGWDGLAEGSRALAGALDRGRYRRYDWYAEAFAEEHRIAPRPPLVIEGCGAITAENLAAARRWAERALPGPVAGGAVRSLWLECPAELRRSRALARDGTSYEPHWERWAAQEEAHYARHEPWFLADEVLRV from the coding sequence ATGGAGACTCGGGATCGGCGCCCGGAGTGGACGCCTCGGCCCTTCGACGTGCTGCTGATCGACGGCCGGTCGGGGTCGGGCAAGACCTCGCTCGCGGCGCGCATCGTGCGGGAGCTGCGCGGTTCGGGCGGCGCGGGATCGTGGACCGGATCCGAGCCTCAGCTGCTGCGCGTCGAGGACCTCTATCCGGGGTGGGACGGGCTCGCGGAGGGATCCCGAGCCCTCGCGGGAGCACTCGACCGAGGCCGCTACCGCCGCTACGACTGGTATGCCGAGGCGTTCGCCGAGGAGCACCGCATCGCTCCTCGCCCGCCCCTCGTGATCGAGGGATGCGGCGCGATCACGGCCGAGAACCTCGCGGCGGCGCGGCGGTGGGCGGAGCGGGCGCTTCCAGGGCCCGTCGCCGGGGGAGCGGTGCGCAGCCTATGGCTCGAGTGCCCGGCGGAGCTGCGGCGATCCCGAGCCCTCGCGCGCGACGGCACGAGCTACGAACCGCACTGGGAGCGCTGGGCCGCCCAGGAGGAGGCGCACTACGCCCGGCACGAGCCGTGGTTCCTCGCGGACGAGGTGCTGCGCGTTTGA
- a CDS encoding helix-turn-helix domain-containing protein, translated as MSMGAYRWALGWVDLKSSDKFVLVMIADHYNDEAHRSWPSIKRLAMETQLSERTVIRSIKFLAEHEVIEIEPWVHADTGKSLTNRYCLPMYDKKSRAAKNLPVRAWADFDPVDGKITYDTMPHQFKSGEEVPGYAA; from the coding sequence ATGAGCATGGGTGCATACCGCTGGGCGCTGGGCTGGGTTGACCTGAAGTCTTCGGACAAGTTCGTGCTTGTGATGATCGCCGACCACTACAACGACGAAGCACACCGCTCATGGCCCAGCATCAAGCGTCTCGCCATGGAGACCCAACTGAGCGAACGAACCGTGATCCGCTCGATCAAGTTTCTCGCTGAACACGAAGTCATCGAGATCGAACCATGGGTGCACGCCGACACGGGCAAGTCGCTGACGAACCGCTATTGCCTGCCCATGTACGACAAGAAGTCACGGGCCGCGAAGAACCTTCCCGTGAGGGCGTGGGCCGACTTCGATCCGGTCGACGGCAAGATCACCTACGACACGATGCCGCACCAGTTCAAGAGCGGTGAAGAGGTGCCCGGCTATGCAGCGTGA
- a CDS encoding ABC transporter permease, with product MQRRRTTAARASAWAVAGWTLATALPLAFLIVFFLWPVLSLVATGFVADGRLDASAVPEVFGSARTWRVIGQTLLQAGLAAALAVGLGVPAAYVLYKLDFPGRTLLHGLMTVPFVLPTVVVGVAFSALFGPAGPLEWLGLDRTLTVLVLALVFPNVAVVARTVGSFWARLDESSAMAARVMGAGRIRAWVTVTLPALAPALASAAALVFLFCSTSFGIVLILGGREFSNVETEIYRLTVQFLDLRGAAVLSLAQFVIVGGTLVVSARLRRAGERAVELREDAPREKRPGIADLPAILVFSLTALLLHAAPLVTLLIRSLRGGGADSAGGWTLAHYAALVRPPAELPLDEPVIHAIGLSIRIAALAAALALALGLLLALVLSRRPRSRGLQRAQGLFDGLVMLPLGVSAVTLGFGLLITMHRPLGIGFDLRTSTVLIPIAQALVALPLVVRILLPVLRGIDERIRFAAATLGAGPLTVLGTIDLPLLGRSAGLALGFSFAASLGEFGATSFLVRPGAQTLPVAVGELIGHQAPGSYGAGLAAAVVLGALTAAIMLVAERMRVGGRLGASAGSRGAARQGELF from the coding sequence GTGCAGCGGCGGAGGACGACCGCCGCGCGTGCGAGCGCGTGGGCCGTCGCGGGGTGGACCCTCGCGACGGCCCTGCCGCTCGCCTTCCTGATCGTCTTCTTCCTGTGGCCGGTGCTCTCGCTCGTGGCCACCGGCTTCGTCGCGGACGGCCGCCTCGACGCCTCCGCCGTGCCCGAGGTGTTCGGATCGGCCCGAACCTGGCGGGTCATCGGGCAGACGCTGCTGCAGGCGGGTCTCGCGGCCGCGCTCGCCGTGGGGCTCGGAGTGCCGGCCGCGTACGTGCTCTACAAACTCGACTTCCCGGGCCGCACACTGCTGCACGGGCTCATGACCGTGCCGTTCGTGCTGCCGACGGTGGTGGTCGGCGTCGCCTTCTCCGCGCTCTTCGGGCCCGCGGGGCCGCTCGAATGGCTCGGGCTCGATCGCACGCTCACCGTGCTCGTGCTCGCGCTCGTGTTCCCGAACGTCGCGGTCGTCGCGCGCACGGTCGGCAGCTTCTGGGCGCGTCTCGACGAGAGCTCCGCGATGGCGGCCCGCGTCATGGGAGCGGGGCGGATCAGGGCGTGGGTCACGGTCACGCTGCCGGCCCTCGCGCCGGCGCTCGCGTCGGCTGCCGCCCTGGTCTTCCTGTTCTGCTCGACATCGTTCGGCATCGTGCTGATCCTCGGCGGGCGGGAGTTCTCGAACGTCGAGACCGAGATCTACCGGCTCACCGTGCAGTTCCTCGACCTGCGCGGCGCGGCGGTGCTGTCGCTCGCACAGTTCGTCATCGTGGGGGGGACGCTCGTCGTCTCGGCGCGGCTGCGGCGAGCGGGGGAGCGGGCGGTCGAACTGCGCGAGGATGCGCCGCGCGAGAAGCGGCCGGGGATCGCGGATCTCCCGGCGATCCTCGTCTTCTCGCTCACCGCGCTGCTCCTGCACGCCGCGCCGCTCGTCACCCTGCTGATCCGATCCCTGCGCGGAGGCGGTGCCGACTCGGCAGGCGGATGGACGCTCGCGCACTACGCCGCCCTCGTGCGCCCGCCGGCCGAGCTGCCCCTGGATGAACCGGTGATCCACGCGATCGGGTTATCGATCCGCATCGCCGCGCTCGCCGCCGCGCTCGCGCTCGCGCTCGGCCTGCTGCTCGCGCTCGTGCTGTCGCGCCGCCCCCGGTCGCGCGGGCTGCAACGGGCCCAGGGGCTCTTCGACGGGCTCGTGATGCTGCCGCTCGGGGTCTCTGCCGTGACGCTCGGCTTCGGCCTGCTCATCACGATGCACCGGCCGCTCGGGATCGGCTTCGATCTGCGCACCTCGACCGTGCTGATCCCGATCGCCCAGGCGCTCGTCGCACTGCCTCTCGTGGTGCGCATCCTGCTGCCGGTGCTGCGCGGCATCGACGAGCGGATCCGCTTCGCCGCCGCGACCCTCGGCGCCGGCCCGCTCACCGTGCTCGGTACCATCGACCTGCCGCTGCTCGGCCGGAGCGCGGGGCTCGCGCTCGGGTTCTCGTTCGCGGCATCGCTCGGCGAGTTCGGGGCGACCTCCTTCCTCGTGCGTCCCGGCGCCCAGACCCTGCCCGTCGCCGTCGGAGAGTTGATCGGCCACCAGGCGCCCGGCAGCTACGGGGCAGGGCTCGCGGCGGCGGTCGTGCTCGGCGCCTTGACTGCGGCGATCATGCTGGTCGCCGAGCGGATGCGCGTGGGCGGACGGCTCGGCGCGAGCGCCGGGTCGCGCGGTGCCGCGCGGCAGGGGGAGCTGTTCTGA
- the purH gene encoding bifunctional phosphoribosylaminoimidazolecarboxamide formyltransferase/IMP cyclohydrolase, producing the protein MAVQSHDPSLYEHRDIVPIRRALISVSDKTRLLDLAAALAESGVEIVSTGSTAATIREAGHPVTDVAEVTGFAEALDGRVKTLHPAVHSGLLADLRLADHRAQLEQLGFAPFELVVVNLYPFEQTVASGKPAADVIENVDIGGPAMVRATAKNHANAAIVVSPGRYDEIIEAVRAGGTTLAQRRSLATEAFVHTAQYDAAVANWFLDQEDAEWGDAPADEAPAQDGSIDSIFETTEGYVGYEVFGLREAVLRYGENSHQRAALFTENEGAGIAQATQLHGKEMSYNNYVDADAALRAAFDHERPAVAIIKHANPCGIAVAPESAEDPIAAAHELAHACDPVSAFGGVIAANRTVTAKMAETVSGIFTEVIVAPAFDPDALAILTQKKNVRLLVLPADFTPNPVEMRQVSGGFLLQDADRSFKPASEWELATGDPADAATLAELEFAWRACRAVKSNAILLASDGASVGVGMGQVNRVDSCRLAVERAGDRAKGAVAASDAFFPFADGLQVLIDAGVRAVVQPGGSVRDPEVIEAAQAAGVTMYFTGERHFFH; encoded by the coding sequence ATGGCAGTCCAGAGCCACGACCCCAGCCTCTACGAGCATCGAGACATCGTGCCGATCAGGCGCGCGCTCATCTCGGTGAGCGACAAGACCCGCCTGCTCGATCTCGCCGCCGCGCTCGCCGAATCCGGCGTCGAGATCGTCTCGACCGGGTCGACGGCCGCGACCATCCGCGAGGCCGGCCACCCGGTGACCGACGTCGCCGAGGTCACGGGCTTCGCCGAGGCGCTCGACGGCCGCGTGAAGACACTGCACCCCGCGGTGCACTCGGGCCTGCTCGCCGACCTCCGCCTCGCCGACCACCGCGCGCAGCTCGAGCAGCTCGGCTTCGCCCCGTTCGAGCTCGTCGTGGTCAACCTGTACCCCTTCGAGCAGACGGTCGCCTCGGGCAAGCCGGCCGCCGACGTGATCGAGAACGTCGACATCGGCGGCCCCGCCATGGTGCGCGCCACCGCGAAGAACCACGCCAACGCCGCGATCGTCGTGTCGCCCGGCCGCTACGACGAGATCATCGAGGCGGTGCGCGCCGGGGGCACCACCCTCGCGCAGCGCCGCTCGCTCGCCACCGAGGCCTTCGTGCACACCGCGCAGTACGACGCCGCGGTCGCCAACTGGTTCCTCGACCAGGAGGACGCCGAGTGGGGCGACGCTCCCGCCGATGAGGCCCCGGCTCAGGACGGCTCCATCGACAGCATCTTCGAGACGACCGAGGGCTACGTGGGCTACGAGGTCTTCGGACTGCGCGAGGCCGTGCTGCGCTACGGCGAGAACAGCCACCAGCGCGCCGCGCTCTTCACGGAGAACGAGGGCGCCGGCATCGCCCAGGCCACGCAGCTGCACGGCAAGGAGATGTCGTACAACAACTACGTCGATGCCGACGCCGCGCTGCGCGCCGCTTTCGATCACGAGCGCCCCGCCGTGGCGATCATCAAGCACGCGAACCCCTGCGGCATCGCGGTCGCCCCCGAGTCGGCCGAGGACCCGATCGCCGCGGCCCACGAGCTCGCGCACGCCTGCGACCCCGTCTCGGCCTTCGGCGGCGTGATCGCCGCCAACCGCACCGTCACTGCGAAGATGGCCGAGACGGTCTCGGGCATCTTCACCGAGGTCATCGTCGCGCCCGCCTTCGACCCCGACGCGCTCGCGATCCTCACCCAGAAGAAGAACGTGCGGCTGCTCGTGCTGCCGGCCGACTTCACCCCGAACCCCGTTGAGATGCGCCAGGTCTCGGGCGGCTTCCTGCTGCAGGACGCCGACCGCTCCTTCAAGCCCGCCTCCGAGTGGGAGCTCGCTACCGGCGATCCGGCCGATGCCGCGACCCTCGCCGAGCTCGAGTTCGCCTGGCGCGCCTGCCGCGCGGTGAAGTCGAACGCGATCCTGCTCGCCTCGGACGGCGCCTCGGTGGGCGTCGGCATGGGCCAGGTCAACCGCGTCGACTCGTGCCGTCTCGCGGTCGAGCGGGCGGGCGATCGCGCGAAGGGCGCCGTCGCCGCGTCCGACGCGTTCTTCCCGTTCGCAGACGGGCTGCAGGTGCTCATCGACGCCGGCGTGCGCGCCGTCGTGCAGCCCGGCGGATCCGTGCGCGATCCCGAGGTCATCGAGGCCGCCCAGGCCGCGGGCGTGACCATGTACTTCACGGGGGAGCGCCACTTCTTCCACTAG